One genomic segment of Peribacillus sp. FSL H8-0477 includes these proteins:
- a CDS encoding SulP family inorganic anion transporter translates to MTIQSIKQEWFGNIRGDILSGIVVALALIPEAIAFSIIAGVDPMVGLYASFCIAVVISFVGGRPGMISAATAAMALVMVDLVKDYGLQYLLAATILTGVLQIIFGVCKIGKLMKFIPRPVMTGFVNSLAILIFSAQLTHFVGETWIMYVMTAGALAIIYLFPRFTKVIPSALVAIIVITIITIATGAGVRTVGDMGELTQALPLFMLPDIPLTFETLSIIFPYSLALSFVGLLESLLTAQIVDDLTDTKSNKNKEARGQGIANIIAGCFGGMAGCAMIGQSGINIKSGGRGRLSTFVAGVFLLILIVLLNDVLIKIPMAALVAVMIMVSIGTFDWSSLKRLHLTPKSDTFIMLVTVFTVVYTHDLSKGVFTGVILSMIFFSAKLSRVHIEKIQTSTDVTYQVTGQLFFASVSDFVNKLTAQESVKTIIIDFSHSRLWDDSAVGAVDKVVLKYREQGKTVHIIGLDRASSDLIERLAIFNKELPKASNS, encoded by the coding sequence TTGACTATCCAATCAATTAAACAAGAATGGTTTGGCAATATCCGTGGTGATATATTATCAGGAATTGTCGTGGCACTCGCACTCATTCCAGAAGCGATTGCTTTTTCAATTATTGCCGGGGTTGACCCAATGGTCGGCCTTTATGCATCCTTTTGTATTGCAGTGGTCATATCGTTTGTAGGCGGAAGACCAGGAATGATTTCTGCTGCTACAGCTGCAATGGCGCTTGTTATGGTGGACCTCGTAAAAGATTATGGTCTGCAGTATTTACTTGCAGCAACTATTCTAACAGGCGTTCTGCAAATTATATTCGGTGTCTGTAAGATCGGTAAATTAATGAAATTTATCCCACGTCCCGTGATGACTGGATTCGTAAATTCATTAGCCATTTTAATTTTCAGTGCTCAATTAACTCATTTTGTCGGGGAAACTTGGATTATGTACGTAATGACAGCTGGGGCTCTTGCCATCATTTACTTGTTTCCACGATTCACAAAAGTCATTCCCTCTGCACTCGTAGCAATAATCGTTATTACCATTATTACTATAGCGACAGGTGCAGGAGTTCGGACAGTCGGTGATATGGGAGAACTGACACAGGCATTGCCTTTATTTATGCTTCCAGACATTCCATTAACGTTTGAAACACTATCCATTATCTTTCCATATTCTCTTGCCTTATCCTTTGTAGGTTTGCTTGAATCCCTTTTAACTGCTCAAATCGTGGACGACTTGACAGATACTAAAAGCAATAAAAATAAAGAAGCACGCGGACAGGGAATAGCTAATATTATTGCGGGCTGCTTTGGCGGTATGGCTGGCTGCGCCATGATTGGACAATCAGGAATCAATATTAAATCCGGAGGCCGCGGAAGATTATCGACTTTTGTAGCAGGTGTCTTTTTACTGATATTAATTGTCCTTTTAAATGACGTCCTCATTAAAATTCCTATGGCAGCACTTGTGGCCGTTATGATTATGGTTTCAATCGGAACCTTTGACTGGTCATCATTAAAAAGACTTCATTTAACACCTAAGAGTGATACCTTTATTATGCTAGTCACTGTATTTACTGTTGTCTATACACATGATCTTTCCAAGGGTGTTTTCACCGGTGTCATTTTAAGCATGATCTTTTTCTCAGCAAAACTATCTCGGGTTCATATCGAAAAGATTCAAACTTCAACAGATGTCACCTATCAAGTGACGGGGCAGCTTTTCTTTGCATCTGTAAGTGACTTCGTTAATAAATTGACAGCCCAAGAGTCGGTGAAGACCATTATCATTGATTTCTCTCATTCCCGCTTGTGGGATGATTCAGCGGTCGGTGCTGTAGATAAAGTCGTTTTAAAATACCGAGAGCAAGGGAAAACCGTTCACATCATCGGCCTTGACAGGGCAAGCAGTGACTTAATTGAACGCCTCGCTATTTTTAATAAAGAGCTGCCTAAAGCCAGTAATTCCTAA
- a CDS encoding methyl-accepting chemotaxis protein, which yields MKLSIRQKLAGAFTIVLIILGVTTLVTNWEIGRVNDAYQEILENDVQKLIEINNMKALMQDETNHVRGYLLTGDEKYLENYKQSTIEMKALVKDVLSREKTAAGKKLLNDISDAEKAYQQAADRQLHYKQSGSEEEYMTILKATEAGIGRTFTEKMVMYKDYQEKQMIEIKKVENHKTNRIQLIVLIVDLAGVFIGIGFSITLGRHISLPIRKTSAAIEEVANGDLTIQTIKVKNRDEIGTLASSMNKMVHDLRSVVKLVHESSEQVASSSEELSASAEQSNLAAKQVARLTEGNAVLIDKQAFELDHISESIEEMTAGIHAISSSGDKMEKAADTASLVSKAGMEKVENVVQQMEAIHESVKDASYMIESLGHRSDEISKIVGMITSIADQTNLLALNAAIEAARAGEHGKGFAVVADEVRKLAEESKKSAEQISSMISVIQDETSKAVELMAAGNKKTAAGMRQTQEVNDAFIQITGSVGNVSEKVQDVSTAVEQLSVSSAHIVQAVLQVKHFSIESMAASQESSAATEQQLAAMEEIASSSESLSHLSEELQALVRKFTV from the coding sequence ATGAAACTTTCAATCAGACAAAAATTGGCCGGAGCATTTACGATTGTTCTTATTATTTTAGGCGTCACTACATTGGTTACTAACTGGGAAATTGGCCGGGTTAATGACGCGTATCAGGAGATTCTAGAAAATGACGTTCAAAAATTAATTGAGATAAATAATATGAAAGCGCTTATGCAGGATGAAACGAATCATGTTCGTGGATATTTGCTGACGGGCGATGAAAAATATTTAGAAAACTATAAACAAAGTACCATAGAAATGAAGGCGTTAGTTAAGGATGTACTTAGTAGAGAAAAAACAGCAGCTGGTAAGAAGCTGTTGAATGATATAAGTGATGCAGAGAAGGCCTATCAGCAAGCAGCAGACAGACAGCTGCATTATAAACAATCGGGCAGTGAAGAAGAGTATATGACGATCTTGAAAGCAACGGAGGCTGGGATTGGAAGAACATTCACAGAAAAAATGGTCATGTATAAAGATTACCAAGAAAAGCAAATGATTGAAATTAAGAAAGTGGAAAATCATAAGACAAATAGAATTCAGCTTATTGTTCTGATTGTTGATCTGGCAGGCGTGTTTATTGGAATAGGTTTTTCGATAACATTGGGCAGGCACATTTCGCTGCCCATCCGAAAAACCTCCGCAGCAATAGAGGAAGTGGCTAATGGAGATTTAACGATTCAAACAATTAAAGTGAAAAATCGTGATGAAATTGGGACACTGGCATCTTCAATGAATAAAATGGTACATGATTTACGCAGCGTAGTTAAATTAGTTCATGAATCCTCTGAACAGGTTGCATCGAGTAGTGAAGAGCTCTCAGCCAGCGCAGAGCAAAGCAATCTGGCTGCCAAACAGGTAGCGAGATTGACTGAAGGCAATGCGGTTTTAATTGATAAACAAGCCTTTGAACTGGATCATATTTCCGAGTCTATTGAAGAAATGACGGCGGGTATTCATGCGATCTCTTCAAGCGGTGACAAAATGGAAAAAGCAGCAGATACAGCAAGCCTTGTAAGTAAGGCAGGGATGGAAAAAGTGGAAAATGTTGTTCAGCAAATGGAGGCGATACATGAGTCTGTCAAGGATGCCTCCTATATGATTGAATCGCTTGGACATCGATCTGATGAAATTAGTAAGATAGTTGGAATGATTACGAGTATTGCTGATCAAACCAATTTACTCGCTTTAAATGCGGCTATAGAAGCGGCAAGAGCAGGAGAACATGGTAAAGGTTTTGCCGTAGTAGCTGATGAAGTACGAAAACTCGCCGAGGAATCAAAAAAATCGGCTGAACAGATTTCGTCCATGATTAGTGTGATTCAAGATGAAACGAGTAAAGCTGTGGAGTTAATGGCTGCTGGGAATAAAAAGACAGCAGCGGGTATGCGTCAAACACAAGAAGTGAATGATGCATTTATCCAAATTACGGGATCGGTTGGAAATGTATCAGAAAAAGTCCAAGATGTGTCTACAGCAGTTGAACAATTATCTGTCAGCAGTGCGCATATTGTACAAGCTGTCCTTCAAGTTAAACATTTTTCAATAGAAAGTATGGCAGCCAGCCAAGAAAGTTCAGCAGCAACGGAACAACAGCTTGCAGCGATGGAAGAAATCGCGTCATCATCAGAATCACTTTCACATCTTTCTGAAGAACTTCAGGCATTAGTCAGGAAGTTCACTGTATGA
- a CDS encoding YeiH family protein yields the protein MGNQLRKIGPGLLVCMIIGTGSLFAGKWFPNLGAGTIAILSGIILGNLGVSRHSRLDAGTKFSESTLLYTAIILLGATVSFQAIAAIGWNGALFILLIMMSTVTAALWMGKRMGLPEDFRMLMAGGNAVCGSSAIAAVAPAIGADDKQKGLAITMVNLTGTILMLVLPWLVGLLYSDRIIPSSALIGGVLQSVGQVVASGSMVSEEVKDQAAIFKIVRILLLAGVISLLVSLRGKKQPSAQKTKWYTIPWYIKGFFILCTINTCLALPELLEVSMKKTGNFLEITALAGIGLRVKFADLIAQGAKAGLYTVLLASCQLAAAVILILLLF from the coding sequence ATGGGCAATCAATTAAGGAAGATAGGACCAGGGTTATTGGTTTGCATGATAATTGGAACAGGATCTTTATTTGCGGGAAAGTGGTTTCCTAACCTCGGTGCTGGGACCATTGCGATCTTATCTGGGATCATTCTTGGAAATTTAGGAGTAAGCAGACATTCCCGGCTAGACGCAGGAACCAAATTTTCTGAATCCACGTTATTATATACAGCGATTATTCTACTAGGTGCTACAGTCAGCTTCCAGGCAATTGCTGCAATTGGATGGAACGGAGCCTTGTTTATCCTGTTAATCATGATGAGTACAGTAACGGCTGCTCTATGGATGGGGAAAAGGATGGGGTTACCAGAAGATTTTCGGATGTTAATGGCTGGTGGAAATGCAGTATGTGGTTCTTCAGCCATTGCGGCGGTCGCACCGGCTATAGGCGCAGATGATAAACAAAAAGGGTTAGCCATAACGATGGTGAACCTCACTGGAACCATTTTAATGTTAGTCCTTCCATGGCTTGTAGGACTTCTTTATAGCGATAGGATAATACCTTCATCAGCCTTAATTGGAGGCGTACTCCAATCCGTTGGTCAAGTGGTCGCCAGTGGAAGTATGGTAAGTGAGGAGGTAAAGGATCAGGCGGCTATATTTAAGATCGTTCGAATCCTGCTCTTAGCAGGCGTTATTTCCTTATTAGTCTCTTTACGCGGGAAGAAACAACCCTCAGCGCAGAAAACTAAATGGTACACTATTCCTTGGTATATTAAAGGTTTTTTTATTCTATGTACGATAAATACATGTTTAGCCTTGCCGGAGTTGCTAGAAGTGAGTATGAAGAAAACAGGGAACTTCTTAGAAATTACCGCCCTAGCAGGAATTGGACTGAGAGTGAAATTTGCTGATTTAATTGCGCAGGGAGCAAAAGCGGGTTTATATACGGTGCTGCTAGCCAGCTGTCAATTGGCTGCGGCAGTTATTCTTATCCTGCTGCTGTTTTAA
- a CDS encoding hemolysin family protein: protein MDIINLVFVAILIALTAFFVASEFAIVKVRSSRIDQLIEEGKRNSLKAKRIVSNLDEYLSACQLGITITALALGWIGESTVEKIIGPLLTGINIPDNVSHILSFAVAFIFITFLHVVVGELAPKTLAIQKAEEITLLVSRPLIFFNKIMYPFTWVLNGSARLLIRTFGLQPVSENEIAHSEEELRIILSDSYKSGEINQSEFKYVNKIFEFDDRIAKEIMVPRTEIVTFSKDDTIEDFFTIMTEEKFTRYPVIDGDKDHVIGMVNVKEFFTEMITNNSQSTKTIEPYIRPIIRVIDSIPIHNLLLKMQKERIHIAILMDEYGGTSGMVTVEDILEEIVGDIRDEFDLDEIPEVRKLKDDHYIVDAKLLITEVNDLLGLEIMSEDIDTIGGWMLTANYEAKQGDILTQGPFSFKIKDMEEHHIRYIEIYKHVQPVSEIKQFPIQQTEIVS from the coding sequence TTGGACATAATAAACTTGGTTTTTGTAGCCATTTTAATTGCTTTGACGGCATTTTTTGTAGCATCAGAGTTTGCAATCGTTAAGGTGAGAAGTTCAAGAATTGACCAGTTAATTGAAGAAGGGAAACGGAATTCTCTTAAAGCAAAGCGAATTGTCTCCAATTTGGATGAATATTTATCAGCATGTCAGCTAGGCATTACCATTACTGCACTAGCTCTTGGTTGGATTGGCGAGTCTACAGTGGAAAAAATCATTGGACCTCTTCTAACCGGTATAAATATTCCCGATAATGTTTCCCATATTCTTTCTTTTGCAGTCGCCTTTATCTTTATCACCTTTCTTCATGTTGTTGTGGGAGAATTGGCACCAAAAACGCTGGCCATCCAAAAAGCTGAAGAAATCACGCTGCTTGTATCCAGACCGCTGATCTTTTTTAATAAGATTATGTATCCCTTTACTTGGGTATTAAATGGCTCAGCAAGGCTTCTTATTCGTACTTTTGGTTTACAGCCTGTTTCAGAAAATGAAATTGCCCACAGTGAAGAAGAGCTGCGAATTATTCTATCTGACAGCTATAAAAGTGGTGAAATCAACCAATCTGAGTTTAAATATGTAAATAAGATTTTTGAATTTGATGACCGAATTGCTAAAGAAATTATGGTTCCTAGGACTGAGATTGTCACTTTTTCCAAAGATGATACAATTGAAGATTTCTTTACCATTATGACTGAGGAAAAATTCACTAGATATCCTGTTATTGACGGCGACAAGGATCATGTGATTGGAATGGTTAATGTGAAAGAATTTTTCACAGAAATGATTACAAATAATAGTCAGTCAACAAAAACCATCGAACCATACATCAGACCAATTATTCGTGTTATTGATAGTATCCCTATTCATAACTTGCTTTTAAAAATGCAAAAAGAACGTATTCATATCGCCATCTTGATGGATGAATACGGTGGAACCTCTGGCATGGTTACAGTTGAAGATATCTTAGAAGAGATTGTTGGAGACATACGTGACGAATTCGACTTGGATGAGATACCAGAAGTGCGAAAACTTAAGGATGACCATTATATCGTTGATGCGAAACTACTAATCACCGAAGTAAATGATTTATTGGGACTTGAGATTATGTCTGAAGATATTGATACCATTGGCGGTTGGATGCTGACTGCAAATTACGAGGCTAAACAAGGGGATATCTTAACACAAGGACCTTTTAGTTTTAAAATTAAAGACATGGAAGAACATCATATCCGTTACATTGAGATATACAAGCATGTTCAGCCAGTTTCAGAAATCAAACAATTCCCCATTCAACAAACGGAAATTGTTTCATAA
- a CDS encoding YitT family protein, with product MHLLEKAGAILVGSLLLGIGVNFFLSPYHLLDGGMIGIGLLIHYYFDFPTGLSMILMSIPLYIYAWYYQRKLFIQSLHGLLISSLCVDWLSGFPFSWDIPVYMNAILGGTFIGLGIGLMLRYETTTGGTDLLAKIISNKLSINPGLIIFGIDVCIILSGIGIVGMTTFLYSGLTILFVAILTSITVKKTV from the coding sequence ATGCATCTATTAGAAAAGGCCGGGGCGATTCTGGTAGGAAGTTTACTCCTTGGAATTGGCGTTAATTTCTTTCTTAGTCCTTACCATTTACTCGACGGCGGTATGATTGGTATCGGCCTATTGATCCATTACTATTTTGACTTCCCAACTGGACTGAGTATGATACTAATGAGTATTCCTCTATATATATATGCGTGGTATTATCAGAGGAAATTATTCATTCAGAGTCTTCATGGGTTATTGATCTCTTCCTTGTGTGTCGATTGGCTTTCGGGTTTTCCATTCAGTTGGGACATACCTGTTTACATGAACGCCATTTTAGGCGGAACGTTTATCGGCTTGGGTATTGGATTAATGCTCCGGTATGAGACAACTACAGGAGGGACGGACTTACTAGCAAAGATCATTTCAAATAAACTATCGATAAATCCTGGTCTGATTATCTTTGGCATAGATGTATGCATCATATTATCTGGAATTGGTATTGTAGGTATGACTACATTTTTGTATTCTGGTTTGACCATTCTGTTTGTTGCCATACTAACATCTATAACGGTTAAGAAGACAGTTTAG
- a CDS encoding Lmo0850 family protein, with the protein MGNEIINKFKNMGIQVEKTKSRHEIFSTVFRDDPEVLLSQTSFFSQQLACIKPDKRKISEL; encoded by the coding sequence TTGGGTAATGAAATAATTAATAAATTTAAGAACATGGGAATACAAGTTGAAAAGACAAAATCACGCCATGAAATATTCTCTACTGTTTTTCGTGATGATCCGGAAGTCCTGCTGTCTCAAACTTCATTCTTTTCCCAACAATTAGCCTGTATAAAACCAGATAAACGAAAAATCAGCGAATTATAA
- a CDS encoding DedA family protein has translation MSDIIMKCLAFFSDMGYFGIMFGLMIEIIPSELVLGYGGYLISQGKMGFGGAVLAGTIGGTLAQLFLYWAGFYGGRPFLLKYGKYILINEHQMDAAERWFKKYGAGVVFIARFIPIVRHAISIPAGIAKMSLIRFSVYTVLAIVPWTVLFLWLGKTLGDQWHLVKEASAPYIGGLSILIILAAVYFWWNRTTHEPIVVVTRKEFFRNKQNK, from the coding sequence ATGTCAGACATCATAATGAAATGCTTGGCTTTTTTTTCTGATATGGGGTATTTCGGAATTATGTTCGGATTAATGATTGAAATTATTCCTAGTGAACTGGTTTTAGGATATGGCGGCTATTTAATCAGTCAAGGGAAAATGGGGTTTGGAGGGGCCGTTTTAGCGGGAACGATTGGAGGGACCCTGGCACAACTATTTCTATATTGGGCTGGTTTTTATGGAGGACGTCCATTTTTGCTGAAGTATGGAAAATATATCTTAATCAATGAACATCAAATGGACGCAGCAGAGCGTTGGTTCAAAAAGTACGGAGCAGGGGTAGTGTTTATTGCGAGATTCATTCCCATTGTGAGGCATGCTATCTCTATACCAGCTGGGATTGCAAAGATGTCGCTAATACGGTTCAGTGTTTATACGGTATTAGCCATCGTTCCGTGGACGGTTCTTTTTTTATGGCTCGGTAAAACACTAGGAGATCAGTGGCATTTAGTAAAAGAAGCATCAGCACCCTATATAGGCGGACTCTCTATATTAATCATATTAGCGGCAGTGTATTTTTGGTGGAACCGAACTACTCATGAGCCAATCGTCGTTGTCACAAGAAAAGAATTTTTTAGAAACAAACAGAATAAATGA
- a CDS encoding hemolysin family protein, translated as MDIFNLILVFILIALTAFFVASEFSIIRVRGSKIDQLIEEGHPKAEAARKVTGNLDEYLSATQLGITITALGLGWIGEPTMNSILAPVFEKLHISADISGIITFLIAFSVITFLNVVVGELAPKTIAIQRAEQVSLLISKPLIMFHKIAFPFIWLLNHSARFVTGLFGLKPASEGEIAHSEEELRMILSESYKSGEINQAEYKYVNNIFEFDDRIAKEIMVPRTEIITLYNDGTIQEFIDIVKEEKFTRYPIVDGDKDHIIGMINIKEVFSDFVKKRKSPSTSLKAYTRPVIRVMENIPIHDLLVKMQKERIHMAVLMDEYGGTSGLVTVDDILEEIVGEIRDEFDIDEVASIRKIKDGHYMFDAKVLVKEVNDLLGIHLNEEDVDTIGGWILTENYDVHENDIIEKDGFCFKVLEMEDHSIKCIEVTKNLERLQLENELNLEN; from the coding sequence TTGGACATATTTAATTTAATCTTAGTTTTCATTTTAATTGCTTTAACTGCTTTTTTTGTAGCATCCGAATTTTCAATAATTCGAGTGCGTGGTTCAAAGATTGATCAGCTTATTGAAGAAGGACATCCAAAAGCAGAAGCTGCCCGCAAAGTAACAGGGAATCTTGACGAATACTTATCTGCTACCCAGCTAGGAATTACAATTACTGCACTAGGTCTTGGGTGGATTGGTGAACCCACAATGAACAGTATTTTGGCACCAGTCTTTGAGAAACTTCATATTTCAGCAGATATCTCAGGAATCATAACATTTTTAATTGCCTTTTCTGTTATTACTTTTTTAAATGTAGTTGTGGGTGAGCTAGCTCCGAAAACAATCGCGATCCAAAGAGCAGAGCAAGTCAGTTTGCTAATATCTAAGCCATTAATTATGTTTCATAAGATTGCATTTCCATTTATTTGGTTACTAAATCACTCAGCACGCTTTGTCACAGGGTTATTTGGATTAAAACCTGCTTCGGAAGGAGAGATTGCACATTCCGAAGAGGAGCTTAGAATGATACTCTCTGAAAGCTATAAGAGCGGGGAAATTAATCAAGCTGAATACAAATATGTGAATAATATTTTTGAATTTGATGACCGAATTGCCAAAGAAATTATGGTTCCGCGTACTGAAATCATTACACTTTATAATGATGGTACCATCCAAGAGTTTATTGACATTGTGAAGGAAGAAAAATTCACTCGATATCCGATTGTAGATGGAGACAAAGACCATATTATTGGGATGATTAACATTAAGGAAGTTTTTTCTGATTTTGTTAAGAAAAGAAAAAGCCCTTCAACGAGTTTAAAAGCCTACACTCGCCCTGTTATTCGTGTAATGGAGAATATCCCTATTCATGATTTACTTGTAAAAATGCAAAAAGAACGTATTCATATGGCCGTATTAATGGACGAATACGGCGGCACTTCAGGATTAGTAACGGTTGATGATATCCTTGAAGAAATCGTTGGTGAAATTCGCGATGAATTTGATATAGACGAAGTAGCTTCTATTAGGAAGATTAAAGACGGACATTATATGTTTGATGCCAAGGTTCTCGTAAAAGAGGTTAATGATCTTCTTGGTATTCATCTTAACGAAGAAGACGTTGATACAATCGGCGGATGGATTCTAACAGAAAACTATGATGTACATGAGAATGATATTATTGAAAAGGACGGCTTCTGTTTCAAGGTCTTAGAAATGGAAGATCACTCAATAAAGTGCATTGAAGTAACAAAAAATCTTGAACGGCTTCAATTAGAGAATGAACTTAACTTAGAGAATTGA
- a CDS encoding histidine kinase N-terminal domain-containing protein: MNYFEDAIEVLISEKSSIAAEWSKTITYKVKDPFKDGNHTNGMQLFDLIIQALTEKKPEIIDSKIKNYAHIVASDRLQAEVNIAEFIKSVSLGRTILFNRLLPLNPTAAESHEFLLIINDCFDQFIYHTVEHYSELKSKMNENHYYFISSTHKDRLTLLGQMTSSFVHEFRNPLTSIMGFIQLLQDEKPKIKYLDIIAKELTQLNLRITQFLNISKRDTYDLTIELFSIEQLTKEVIEFLYPSILGANTSITSSFTANFFLKGSREEFRQVLLNIILNALDILSSVSNPTITINTEKSKSNMLKLTISNNGPKIDDSIFPHLFEPFFTTKKRGTGLGLFVCKEIIEKHGGTLTCDSSDQLTTFIIEVPYVSNPV; encoded by the coding sequence ATGAATTACTTTGAAGACGCTATTGAAGTCCTTATTTCCGAAAAGTCCTCCATCGCAGCTGAATGGTCTAAAACCATTACTTATAAAGTAAAGGACCCATTTAAAGATGGTAATCACACAAATGGAATGCAGCTTTTCGACCTAATAATCCAAGCTTTAACTGAAAAAAAACCAGAAATAATCGATTCCAAAATTAAAAATTACGCACACATTGTAGCTTCTGATAGACTGCAGGCAGAAGTCAATATTGCAGAATTTATAAAAAGTGTTTCATTAGGAAGAACTATTCTATTTAATCGATTACTGCCATTAAATCCAACAGCTGCTGAAAGTCATGAATTCCTGTTGATCATTAATGATTGTTTTGACCAATTCATTTACCATACTGTTGAGCATTACTCAGAACTCAAATCAAAAATGAATGAAAACCACTATTACTTTATTAGTTCTACCCATAAAGATAGATTAACCCTGCTTGGGCAGATGACATCATCTTTTGTCCATGAATTTCGAAATCCGCTTACATCTATAATGGGGTTTATTCAGCTATTACAAGATGAAAAGCCAAAAATAAAATATTTAGATATAATCGCCAAGGAGTTAACTCAGCTGAATTTACGAATAACTCAGTTTCTCAATATTTCTAAGAGGGATACATACGATTTAACAATTGAATTATTCTCCATTGAGCAATTAACCAAGGAGGTTATTGAATTCTTGTATCCGAGTATTCTAGGAGCAAATACATCCATTACCTCCTCATTTACAGCTAACTTTTTCCTAAAAGGTTCGAGGGAAGAGTTTCGTCAAGTATTGTTAAATATTATTTTAAATGCTTTAGATATCTTGTCATCTGTTTCCAATCCAACCATTACGATCAATACCGAGAAAAGTAAATCAAATATGCTTAAACTAACTATTTCAAATAATGGTCCGAAAATTGACGACAGTATCTTTCCTCACCTATTTGAGCCCTTCTTTACAACGAAAAAAAGGGGCACTGGACTAGGTTTATTTGTCTGTAAGGAAATCATCGAAAAACATGGGGGTACGCTAACCTGTGATTCTTCCGACCAACTCACCACATTTATTATTGAGGTACCTTACGTATCGAATCCGGTATAG
- a CDS encoding cation diffusion facilitator family transporter, producing the protein MYQDKYSITAEKGAYVSIAAYLFLSVLKLSIGYFGHSQGLWADGLNNTTDILASLAVLIGLKISKRPPDEDHAYGHRRAETIASLVSAFIMASVGVQVIVTGIQTFFSGHHETPSILTSYTALFSAIFMYGIYRYNLNISKKINSASINAVAQDNKSDALVSLGALVGILGTQIGINWLDSVAALLVGIIICKTAWSIFRDSSYSLTDGFDEQLLQTIGETISKTPGVKEMSEIKARMHGNQILVESTIHVDSTLSILEGHHITEKVEENLSKQHNIKQAIIHVEPFTK; encoded by the coding sequence ATGTACCAAGATAAATACTCTATTACCGCTGAAAAAGGAGCATATGTAAGTATAGCTGCCTATTTGTTCCTTTCTGTATTAAAGCTGAGCATCGGCTATTTCGGTCATTCTCAGGGTTTATGGGCAGATGGCTTGAATAATACAACTGATATACTTGCCTCATTAGCTGTCCTAATCGGGTTAAAGATTTCAAAACGCCCGCCTGACGAGGACCACGCTTATGGACATAGGCGTGCAGAAACCATCGCATCTTTAGTATCAGCATTTATAATGGCTTCCGTCGGGGTTCAAGTAATCGTTACCGGTATACAAACCTTTTTTTCAGGTCACCATGAAACACCCAGTATATTGACTTCATATACTGCTTTGTTTTCGGCCATTTTCATGTACGGAATATACCGTTATAATTTAAATATAAGTAAGAAGATTAACAGTGCTTCTATTAACGCTGTTGCTCAGGATAATAAATCTGATGCATTAGTAAGTCTAGGTGCATTGGTTGGAATCCTCGGCACACAAATTGGAATTAACTGGCTTGATTCCGTCGCTGCCTTACTCGTTGGAATCATTATTTGTAAAACCGCCTGGAGTATTTTTCGGGATTCATCCTATTCGCTGACTGATGGGTTTGATGAACAACTTCTTCAAACAATCGGAGAAACCATTAGTAAAACACCTGGGGTAAAAGAAATGAGCGAAATTAAAGCACGCATGCACGGAAATCAAATTCTCGTCGAATCTACGATTCATGTTGATTCAACCTTAAGTATCCTCGAAGGTCATCACATCACCGAGAAAGTTGAAGAAAATTTGAGCAAACAGCATAATATTAAGCAAGCAATTATTCACGTCGAACCATTTACTAAGTAA